The following is a genomic window from Pieris rapae chromosome 24, ilPieRapa1.1, whole genome shotgun sequence.
TGAGTTCCACGAGGAACAGGTTTCTTcatcattgtttttttgtcCGGCAGTTTGCAGTTCACTAGCCTGTTAGATTGCACAGTACCTAGGCTATAAATTCCTTGTTTGGCAAGATAGGTAACTAAAGGTACAGAGgtgtaaaaattatcaaaataaattatatgatttatatgcCTTGGGACACCTCTAGCAAGCCGGACTACAACATTTCCCACTGGCCCAAAATCTGGTTCATCTGGAAGCCGTTCATTCTCTTGGCcagtatatatttcaaatttatgaGCATAACCTTTCACGATGCACatcacatataatttaaacccCCACTTATGGGGCTTATTAGGTAAATACTGCTTCATGAAGTGTGCCACTTTTGTGGCACACATCTGTTCATCAATTGAGAGTTTTTGTTCCATAGGAACTAAAGCAAATTTCTCATTTAGATGGCTAATTATAGGCCTTATCTTATGGAGCCTATCATGTTGTGGGTGTTCCTTGGGTAAATGTTTCTCGTTATTGTTGAAATGTAGAAATCTACGAATAGTCTCAAATCAGTTGACAGTCATTATGTCCTTGATTGGTTGAAAACCTACAGTATTTGACCAGTATAGCCGTATATTGGGATATTTTATAACAGACATGTATATTAGTATCGCCATAAACTTTCTTAGCTCAGTTTCAGATAAATTTAATGGTTTAGTCACATTTTTTTGAACGGAATACAAATTAGACTCTTCCACAATGCTTTGAACTATTTCTgatgtaataaaatgtgaaaaaatacTATAGGGAGTACCAGTAGTAGCCTCATCCTTCAGTTCAGGTGGGTATGTAGTGTCTCCATGAAAAGCTGTCTGGTCATAAttccaaacaattttttttaccttccATACGAGTCCTCTCATAGTTGCTCGGCGACTAGCTCGGATCATTATCGGGGTCATCATTTTCCTCTTCTAATGGACTCTCAAGATCGTGAAGCAAATCGTCtccattttcataaaaattctCATTACCTTCTGTATCTGAGTCCTCAAGATCATCTTCCGAAATCTCTCCATAATTTATTAGAGCTACATACTCTTCTATTTGCTTTTGATTCAAGTATGGCATCTGAAAACCAATAAAAGTGATAGTTAGTCACTAAACAGGGACATTTTCTAGTAAATGCATATTGTTGCAGATTTAcaaccacaaaataaacaaaatttctgAACACaccaaaagttttttttataagttataaattgtACTGAAAAGAAGATGaattattacgtaaaataactaattttgtttgaatgtACCTTCGAAAACCAAATAATTACACTGCAAAGCAAATACACAATTTTCATCCGCTCCAAAATTACGATCGGCTTTGATTtgtcaaaatcaatttaaatttgacagTCGTGAAGAAAAAAAGTGTTGCCACTCGATTAAATATATCACCATGATAGTAATAATCCTCCAACAGCATGCATTGAACtcatactaataattttatggtcGTTTGAATGGTATGTTGCAGTTTTACTACTTTAtgcatttaagttttttcacTGTTACTGTTTTCAACCTCTTGAAGATCTTGGCTACTATTTCTTAAATTCTCTTGTTCTCTTTGTACTATTTCAGGTTCACTATCACTGTAATGTGAAGTTTCTGATTCTGGTATATAACATGGATCATGTTCTGAACAATCTGATTGAGCGAAACGGTCAGAATCTGATAATACTTGTTCAGGATCTACAAAACAGTTAGCTGTAGTATTATTACCTTTGTTTGAGCTTTTTGTTTCTGGATCAAGTGAATCTACATCAATCTGCTTTGCAGATAGTATTTAATAACGGAATAACATACATGCATATATAAACTCATGACTAATCCCTTGTCATTGGTACAACAACTAACTCAATGTTTTAGAATGAAGTTATAGCAATGCTAAAGTTGCTATGTTAAAGCAATGCAAGCATTACATTTTTAGGATGGAATGGCATGTCAAGTGGAGATAAGTAGCTATCTTTTTGCCCACAAGAACACTACATAAGAAATCTTTATTCCCTTAGTCACCTTAAAAATACCCACAAGAAGATTTGGGGTGgtccaaaataaattatttgtggtTTACcttgaaattataaaactgaGATTCTGATTAATTTAGAGAATGGTATGTTTAGAAAAAAGATGTAAGTAGCTACTAAAAGAAAGgcataataacaattttaagttCTAACTACGTAAAGGTTACGTATCTCACCAGTTGTGATTACATCCAGATCCATGTAGACAGGGGTTTCAATGTAATGTTCTTGGTACTGATCGAGCTGCAGGCACAAATTTAAGTCATGCGTGTCGTCTTGATCACGATCATTCGAGTTCTTGGAATTGTTTACCAAGTTCAATATTAACTTTGAGcgataattattatacctgGACATTTTGCCGTCTCGTCTTTTGTTCAATAGATTTAATACAAATCCAAGAAACTTAACAAGCAAAATAGACAACATAAAACAGTAAAATCACAGACTTGCCTCTGCAAGGAACGCCGACGCGCGAAAACAAGGCATTTTTAACAGATCATGACAGATGTCAAGCCATACAAAATAGCGCTCTAAATGCAGAGTTCgttcaaaaagtaaaaactaatGATTTATGCCACTTGACTAGAGATGAGATATACCTGCCATTCTGCATACCCGGCCTTTAAGGTATGGGTATTGGGTATCATTAAATACCTGGTACAAATACCAGGTATCAAAATACTTCTAAGTATTTGGGTGTGGTAGGATTTCGATAAGTAAACGTATGCGATAAGTATGGTATGCCTCCAATATAATGTAGGTACGATGTTTCAAGTACCTATACGTAATTATGCATTATGAGATATGAAATCTTTCCTTCCTACTGCTACTACCTACTTCCAGGCTGAGGACTGTCAGCTAAGAATATGACGATGGTTATTAATGAATTCtagttatttctatataagtaaattaatgcaaaataaaattaattgtatttaaactaacTAGCCGGCG
Proteins encoded in this region:
- the LOC123690384 gene encoding LOW QUALITY PROTEIN: piggyBac transposable element-derived protein 3-like (The sequence of the model RefSeq protein was modified relative to this genomic sequence to represent the inferred CDS: substituted 1 base at 1 genomic stop codon), producing MDLDVITTDPEQVLSDSDRFAQSDCSEHDPCYIPESETSHYSDSEPEIVQREQENLRNSSQDLQEVENNAILESKANRREHPQHDRLHKIRPIISHLNEKFALVPMEQKLSIDEQMCATKVAHFMKQYLPNKPHKWGFKLYVMCIVKGYAHKFEIYTGQENERLPDEPDFGPVGNVVVRLARGVPRHINHIIYFDNFYTSVPLVTYLAKQGIYSLGTVQSNRLVNCKLPDKKTMMKKPVPRGTHEEQMTEFDGIDLTAVTWKDNKVVIFLSSYVGADLWAKXKDLIRQIRLEFKISCPHIIKEYNAHMGGVDLVDSFIGRYRIAMRSRKWYLGIFYHLLDMTVINSWLVYKNLKTT